Proteins encoded together in one Psychrobacter sanguinis window:
- the ftsH gene encoding ATP-dependent zinc metalloprotease FtsH, whose amino-acid sequence MVKNTLLWLVVIGVLVLVFSNFDSSNEPDTLNYSEFVTQVTEDQIKSVKIDGEQITGEKVNGSEFETVVPAVADDQLMPTLRKHKVEVQGAAPERQSVMMQLLIASFPVLLIIGIFLFFMRNMQGGAGGKAGGPMSFGKSKAKMLGEDQIKVTFNDVAGAEEAKEEVVEVVDFLKDPDKFTKLGATIPRGILMVGPPGTGKTLLAKAIAGEAKVPFFSISGSDFVEMFVGVGASRVRDMFEQAKKNAPCIIFIDEIDAVGRSRGTGMGGGNDEREQTLNQLLVEMDGFEGNDGIIVIAATNRADVLDKALLRPGRFDRQVHVGLPDIKGREEILKVHLRKLPATVGVDVNALARGTPGFSGAQIANLVNEAALFAARRNKTSVDMNDFEDAKDKLFMGPERKSMVLREEERRATAYHEAGHALVAEMLPGTDPVHKVTIMPRGWALGVTWQLPEFDQTSMDKSKMLNDISILFGGRIAEEIFENQKTTGASNDFERATKMARAMVTKYGMSDALGIMVYEDDDASQGYFGAGARSISEATQQKVDEEIRRILEEQYDIAREIIEANQDKMHAMVDALMKWETIDRDQLQDILAGNEPREPRNYQEKDVTPKKEILGPSDSSSGPTPPPLPAM is encoded by the coding sequence ATGGTAAAAAATACCTTATTGTGGCTAGTTGTTATCGGCGTATTAGTGCTGGTATTTAGCAACTTTGATAGCAGTAATGAGCCTGATACGCTTAATTACTCTGAGTTTGTAACTCAAGTCACTGAAGACCAGATAAAAAGCGTCAAAATCGATGGTGAACAAATCACTGGCGAAAAAGTTAACGGCTCGGAATTCGAGACCGTTGTACCTGCCGTGGCTGACGATCAGTTAATGCCTACATTACGTAAGCATAAAGTTGAGGTGCAGGGCGCCGCCCCTGAACGCCAAAGCGTCATGATGCAATTATTGATTGCAAGCTTCCCTGTTCTGCTTATTATCGGTATCTTCTTATTCTTCATGCGTAACATGCAAGGTGGCGCCGGCGGCAAAGCGGGCGGTCCGATGAGCTTTGGTAAGTCAAAAGCAAAAATGTTGGGTGAAGATCAAATCAAAGTGACCTTTAATGATGTGGCGGGTGCTGAAGAAGCCAAAGAAGAAGTTGTTGAGGTCGTTGATTTCCTAAAAGATCCTGACAAATTCACTAAGCTTGGTGCCACTATTCCTCGTGGTATCTTGATGGTTGGTCCTCCAGGTACCGGTAAAACTTTATTGGCAAAAGCCATTGCTGGTGAAGCCAAAGTACCGTTCTTCTCAATTTCAGGTTCTGACTTCGTTGAAATGTTTGTCGGTGTTGGTGCCTCACGTGTTCGCGATATGTTCGAACAAGCTAAGAAGAATGCCCCTTGTATCATCTTTATTGATGAGATTGATGCTGTAGGCCGTAGCCGTGGTACGGGTATGGGCGGTGGTAATGATGAACGTGAACAGACCCTAAACCAATTATTGGTTGAGATGGATGGGTTTGAAGGTAATGACGGTATTATCGTTATTGCGGCCACTAACCGTGCGGATGTTCTGGATAAAGCATTATTACGTCCAGGTCGTTTTGACCGTCAGGTGCATGTGGGTCTGCCAGACATTAAGGGTCGTGAAGAAATCTTAAAAGTTCATTTACGTAAGTTACCAGCGACAGTTGGTGTGGATGTCAATGCGTTAGCTCGCGGTACGCCAGGCTTTAGTGGTGCGCAGATTGCTAACTTGGTTAACGAAGCTGCTTTGTTTGCCGCTCGTCGTAATAAGACCAGTGTTGACATGAATGACTTTGAAGACGCTAAAGACAAGCTATTTATGGGTCCTGAGCGTAAGTCTATGGTACTGCGTGAAGAAGAGCGCCGTGCGACCGCTTATCATGAGGCAGGTCATGCTCTAGTCGCTGAAATGCTACCAGGTACTGATCCGGTGCATAAAGTGACTATCATGCCACGTGGTTGGGCTTTGGGTGTGACTTGGCAGCTGCCTGAGTTCGATCAGACCAGCATGGATAAGTCGAAGATGCTAAATGATATTTCAATTTTGTTCGGTGGCCGTATTGCTGAAGAAATATTTGAAAATCAAAAAACCACAGGTGCTTCTAATGACTTTGAGCGTGCTACCAAAATGGCACGAGCTATGGTGACCAAATATGGTATGTCTGATGCGCTAGGTATTATGGTCTATGAAGATGATGATGCATCACAAGGTTACTTTGGTGCAGGTGCGCGTTCTATTTCTGAAGCCACTCAACAAAAGGTTGATGAAGAGATTCGTCGCATACTAGAAGAGCAGTACGATATTGCTCGTGAAATCATCGAAGCGAATCAAGATAAGATGCATGCCATGGTTGATGCGCTAATGAAATGGGAAACCATTGATAGAGATCAATTACAGGATATCTTGGCAGGTAATGAGCCACGTGAGCCGCGCAATTATCAGGAAAAAGATGTGACCCCTAAAAAAGAAATACTAGGGCCATCAGATTCAAGCTCTGGACCAACGCCGCCACCATTACCAGCGATGTAG
- the rlmE gene encoding 23S rRNA (uridine(2552)-2'-O)-methyltransferase RlmE, which produces MATRITNKTLSKSSKAWMKEHLDDHYVQLAQKEGYRARAAYKLLEINEKTNLIKKGMTVVDLGSAPGSWSQVAGRLVGDEGILIASDILPMDALENVTFIQGDFREEEVFDKLMGEVGDRQVDVVLSDMAPNTSGHTAVDQPRMIYLCELAVDFALRVLPKGGSLVMKMFQGEGEQQLRQQLQSQFSKVRTIKPAASRARSKEVFWVATK; this is translated from the coding sequence GTGGCGACACGTATTACCAATAAAACCTTGTCTAAAAGCAGTAAAGCTTGGATGAAAGAGCACCTTGATGATCATTATGTACAACTGGCCCAAAAAGAGGGTTATCGTGCTCGTGCAGCTTATAAGCTGTTAGAAATTAACGAAAAGACCAACCTTATTAAAAAAGGAATGACTGTGGTCGATTTGGGCAGTGCCCCTGGAAGCTGGTCGCAGGTAGCAGGTAGACTGGTGGGGGATGAGGGAATATTAATCGCCTCAGATATCTTGCCAATGGATGCCTTAGAAAACGTCACTTTTATTCAAGGCGACTTTAGAGAAGAAGAAGTGTTTGACAAGCTGATGGGTGAAGTGGGCGATAGACAGGTGGATGTGGTGCTATCTGATATGGCACCCAACACCTCTGGACACACGGCAGTAGACCAACCGCGTATGATTTACCTGTGCGAGTTAGCGGTAGATTTTGCCTTACGGGTATTGCCTAAAGGTGGCTCTTTGGTGATGAAGATGTTCCAAGGCGAGGGTGAACAGCAACTACGCCAGCAGCTACAATCTCAGTTTTCAAAAGTTCGCACTATTAAGCCTGCCGCTTCTCGTGCGCGTTCAAAAGAAGTGTTTTGGGTTGCCACAAAGTAA
- a CDS encoding YhbY family RNA-binding protein, with protein sequence MSTAKNNRPTLDNTELRRLKGIGHELKPVVTIGNKGLTDSVVEELDRALNDHELIKIKTPPGTKEEREAFSSDLANKTGAQLIHTIGRMALLLRRNPNANPKLSNLSRYSD encoded by the coding sequence ATGAGTACTGCAAAAAACAACCGTCCTACATTGGACAATACTGAACTGCGCCGCCTTAAAGGTATTGGCCATGAATTAAAGCCTGTGGTGACTATCGGCAATAAAGGCTTGACTGATTCAGTAGTAGAAGAGTTAGATCGTGCACTGAACGATCATGAACTTATCAAAATCAAAACCCCACCAGGTACCAAAGAAGAGCGTGAAGCTTTCAGTAGCGACCTTGCGAATAAAACAGGTGCACAGCTTATTCACACTATTGGTCGTATGGCACTTTTATTACGTCGTAATCCTAACGCCAACCCTAAGCTATCTAACTTAAGCCGTTATAGTGATTAG
- a CDS encoding CHAP domain-containing protein, which produces MKKSLIILSLMGLSATQVNATVQQTFEPATSSPSVKTYKVVNSYSNISSNTSERVQNIEYLSNQAQQKSDELAQLARQLESRYSTSTSFATSANTPSFSSGRLDSSAPPALAAARAARAAHSRTLGLCARYVRQALQSAGYSFTPNNSAYQYATRGTLAEAGFVKLSNDNYQPQVGDVAVFNRSSKNPHGHIQIFDGSQWVSDFVQSKFSPYSSHNGYTVWRDGRYLDASNQGTYLAMND; this is translated from the coding sequence ATGAAAAAGTCACTTATTATTTTGTCGTTAATGGGGCTAAGTGCCACGCAAGTAAATGCAACAGTTCAACAAACTTTTGAGCCAGCCACAAGTTCTCCATCAGTTAAAACGTATAAAGTAGTAAATAGTTACTCTAATATTTCATCTAATACCTCTGAGCGTGTTCAGAATATTGAATATTTAAGCAATCAAGCACAACAAAAAAGTGATGAATTGGCTCAACTAGCAAGACAATTAGAAAGTAGATACAGCACTTCAACGTCGTTTGCTACTTCTGCAAACACACCATCATTCTCTTCTGGGCGTTTAGACAGCTCAGCACCTCCAGCTCTAGCCGCTGCTCGTGCTGCCCGCGCTGCTCACTCAAGAACACTAGGTCTTTGTGCACGATATGTGCGTCAAGCTCTACAATCAGCAGGCTACAGTTTTACCCCTAATAACTCAGCCTATCAGTACGCAACTCGTGGTACCTTAGCAGAAGCTGGATTCGTTAAACTTAGCAATGATAACTACCAGCCACAGGTAGGTGATGTTGCTGTATTCAACCGCTCATCAAAAAACCCACATGGCCATATTCAGATTTTTGATGGCTCACAATGGGTATCAGATTTCGTACAATCAAAATTCAGCCCTTATAGCAGCCACAATGGATATACTGTTTGGCGCGATGGTCGTTATTTAGATGCTTCAAATCAGGGTACTTATTTAGCAATGAACGACTAA
- the lpxC gene encoding UDP-3-O-acyl-N-acetylglucosamine deacetylase: MKQRTLKQPIEVIGVGLHSGQNVTLILEPAAIDSGIHFLRTDIDNAPLIAADAFLVTDTVMSSNLIVDGVKIGTVEHLLSALSGLGIDNLLVKVSDAEIPIMDGSAEDYVQLILEAGIKEQTAPKKFMRILKTVRVEEGDKSAQLEPYSGFCLDFEIEFEHPGIPKDTQHYQFEFSTKSYIENVGNARTFGFMRDIEHLQKNNLALGGSLDNAIVLDDDGIMNKEGLRHKEEFVRHKILDAIGDLYLAKYSLIGKFSAYKSGHALNNKLIRAVYSDPDNFEIVTMYDKLDFAIDYKI, from the coding sequence ATGAAACAACGCACATTAAAGCAGCCTATTGAAGTCATCGGTGTCGGATTACACAGTGGCCAAAATGTGACGCTTATCCTAGAGCCAGCGGCTATTGATAGCGGTATACATTTTTTACGCACTGATATAGACAATGCACCGTTAATCGCTGCCGATGCTTTTTTAGTCACTGATACGGTCATGTCGTCAAATCTAATAGTGGATGGCGTGAAAATTGGTACCGTGGAGCATTTATTAAGTGCTTTATCAGGGCTTGGTATCGACAATTTATTGGTTAAAGTCTCTGATGCTGAGATTCCTATTATGGATGGTAGTGCCGAAGACTACGTGCAATTGATACTAGAAGCAGGTATTAAAGAGCAAACTGCCCCAAAGAAGTTTATGAGAATCTTAAAGACTGTCAGAGTCGAAGAGGGTGATAAGTCTGCGCAACTAGAGCCTTATTCGGGATTTTGCTTGGACTTTGAAATTGAATTTGAACATCCAGGCATACCCAAAGATACACAGCACTATCAGTTCGAGTTTTCCACAAAGAGTTATATTGAAAATGTAGGCAATGCCAGAACCTTTGGTTTTATGCGCGATATTGAACATCTACAAAAAAACAATTTGGCTTTAGGAGGCAGTTTGGATAATGCCATCGTCCTTGATGACGACGGTATTATGAATAAAGAAGGACTGCGACACAAAGAAGAGTTCGTACGTCATAAGATTTTAGATGCTATTGGGGACTTATATTTGGCAAAATACAGTCTGATTGGTAAGTTTTCGGCCTATAAATCAGGGCATGCTTTGAACAATAAATTGATTAGAGCGGTATATAGTGACCCAGACAACTTTGAAATTGTAACAATGTATGACAAACTTGATTTTGCAATTGACTATAAAATATAA
- the ftsZ gene encoding cell division protein FtsZ, whose product MSKYTMATNSHDLNNGQARFTVFGVGGGGGNAVEHMVQQGVKGVTFVCANTDKQALDRLTADNKLQLGAHTNRGLGAGANPEVGREAAEQDEEAIRKLLEDSDMVFITAGMGGGTGTGAAPVVARIAKEMEILTVGVVTTPFKFEGGKRIKAAKAGIDQLSNFVDSIITIPNDKLLKVYGNISMQDAFKKADDVLMHAVQGIAQTISSEGVINIDFNDIRTAMTAKGHAMMGIGRASGEDRARQATEKAIRSPLLDNLLLENAKGLIVNVVSSESVTLDELNQITEVVNDITDIEDANIFIGTVIDEKLGEDLHVTVIATGLTLDEDNDAHKPMPSANSTQTVDPATHTSAFNAHQRTTATQSHVNNPAGTSTPTSQPSSATKTNSIQDYLKRQQNR is encoded by the coding sequence ATGTCTAAGTATACAATGGCTACTAACAGCCACGATTTAAATAATGGTCAAGCGCGTTTCACTGTGTTCGGTGTGGGCGGCGGCGGCGGTAATGCTGTTGAGCACATGGTTCAGCAAGGCGTCAAAGGCGTTACTTTTGTGTGTGCTAATACCGATAAGCAAGCGTTGGACAGACTAACCGCTGACAACAAGCTGCAACTTGGCGCGCATACCAACCGTGGTCTTGGTGCAGGCGCAAATCCTGAAGTGGGTCGTGAAGCTGCTGAACAAGATGAAGAAGCCATCCGTAAGTTGCTTGAAGACTCAGACATGGTATTTATCACTGCGGGTATGGGCGGCGGTACGGGTACAGGTGCAGCACCAGTGGTAGCTCGTATTGCTAAAGAAATGGAAATTTTGACTGTGGGCGTGGTCACCACGCCTTTCAAATTTGAAGGTGGCAAGCGTATTAAAGCGGCCAAAGCAGGTATTGACCAGCTTTCAAACTTTGTAGACTCTATCATTACTATTCCTAATGATAAACTGCTTAAAGTTTACGGCAATATCTCAATGCAAGATGCTTTCAAAAAAGCTGATGATGTGTTGATGCATGCAGTACAGGGTATTGCACAAACCATTTCAAGCGAAGGTGTTATCAACATCGACTTTAACGATATTCGTACCGCTATGACTGCGAAAGGTCACGCTATGATGGGTATTGGCCGTGCCAGTGGTGAAGACCGCGCACGTCAAGCCACTGAAAAAGCCATTCGTTCTCCTCTATTAGATAACTTGTTATTGGAAAATGCCAAAGGCCTTATCGTAAACGTTGTGTCATCAGAATCAGTTACCTTAGATGAGCTTAACCAAATTACTGAAGTGGTTAATGACATCACTGATATTGAAGATGCCAATATCTTCATCGGTACGGTTATTGATGAGAAGCTAGGTGAAGATTTACACGTAACTGTAATTGCTACGGGTTTAACCCTAGATGAAGACAACGATGCACACAAACCAATGCCTTCAGCGAACAGTACACAGACAGTTGATCCAGCAACACATACCAGTGCCTTTAATGCTCATCAAAGAACCACTGCAACTCAAAGCCATGTAAATAATCCTGCTGGAACATCTACACCGACGTCACAACCTTCTTCTGCTACCAAAACAAATAGCATTCAGGATTACTTAAAACGTCAACAAAATCGTTAA
- the ftsA gene encoding cell division protein FtsA: MSKSENLLAVIHLSASAVYVVVANVVSATDIRIKGVGEVPTEDFQQGQIRHFDRLKSSIRQAIIQAEEMANCRIHSVWLTLSTPELLSHNGFGAVDIESGVVETQHIVKALSLAKASVLPNTHYLMHHCQQGIFLDNQEQMVDDAIGMYANKVTVMYHLMMMPVSSRQNIQKLIQACDVSIDHMLFDAVSSAEYSLMSEEREQGVCLIDIGASTTSICIYRENKLIFTHCIADGGNKVTMDISAELGLTMMEAEKLKIQRGTVDTRDVDPTRFETFPRVGMADEATISMLQLAQIIEARYIELYRVIFQKLSDEGLMDYLQRGVILTGGGSQIRGMVRFSKRLLEMPVVMTNAHIAISAYNHFDSDDKFKELNLRVGQRNLQTAYGALLYSQSEQFKHSEKSSPEALEVNKPTKFSTIKHNLSNFFKSII, from the coding sequence ATGAGTAAATCTGAAAATCTCCTAGCCGTCATTCATTTAAGCGCCTCTGCAGTCTATGTCGTGGTGGCTAATGTTGTTTCTGCGACCGACATTCGTATTAAGGGTGTTGGTGAGGTTCCTACGGAGGACTTTCAGCAAGGTCAAATTAGACATTTTGATCGCCTTAAGAGCTCTATTCGCCAAGCGATTATCCAAGCAGAGGAAATGGCGAATTGTCGTATTCATAGTGTGTGGTTAACGTTATCCACTCCTGAGCTACTAAGTCATAATGGCTTTGGCGCTGTAGATATAGAAAGTGGGGTTGTAGAAACCCAGCATATTGTTAAAGCTTTAAGTCTGGCGAAAGCCAGTGTACTACCCAATACTCATTACCTTATGCACCATTGCCAACAAGGCATATTTTTAGACAATCAAGAACAAATGGTTGACGATGCTATTGGTATGTACGCGAATAAGGTCACTGTGATGTATCACCTTATGATGATGCCAGTATCAAGTAGACAAAATATTCAAAAACTTATTCAAGCCTGTGATGTCAGTATTGATCATATGTTGTTCGATGCGGTTTCTAGTGCTGAATATAGCCTAATGTCTGAAGAGCGTGAACAAGGGGTTTGTTTAATTGATATAGGAGCAAGTACCACCAGTATTTGCATTTATCGCGAAAATAAACTAATTTTTACGCACTGTATTGCGGATGGTGGCAATAAGGTCACCATGGATATCTCAGCTGAGTTAGGTCTCACTATGATGGAGGCCGAAAAGCTTAAAATTCAGAGAGGGACAGTGGATACTCGTGATGTAGATCCTACGAGATTTGAAACTTTCCCCAGAGTAGGTATGGCGGATGAAGCCACCATCAGCATGCTACAATTGGCTCAAATTATTGAAGCACGTTATATCGAACTTTATCGGGTTATTTTTCAAAAGTTATCCGATGAAGGGTTGATGGACTATTTACAACGTGGTGTTATTTTAACCGGTGGCGGTAGTCAGATTCGCGGTATGGTGCGTTTTTCAAAACGTCTACTTGAGATGCCGGTGGTAATGACTAATGCCCATATTGCTATTTCTGCTTACAATCATTTTGATAGTGATGACAAATTCAAAGAGTTGAATTTGAGAGTGGGTCAGCGTAACTTACAGACGGCTTATGGTGCCTTGTTATACAGCCAAAGTGAACAATTCAAACACAGTGAGAAGAGTTCACCAGAAGCGTTAGAGGTCAATAAACCTACTAAATTTAGTACGATCAAACATAATTTGAGTAATTTTTTCAAAAGCATAATATAG
- a CDS encoding cell division protein FtsQ/DivIB encodes METTAASVNKTALNPSKFLSVKTWISIAVVLFVAIFLLVSNRIYSSQPAKVVVNTKNLDAAQYETLNKAMSKKQAGSFFTAVLPELKDSVMQQRWISQVDIERKWGEGIVITALPREAVARFGSEHLIDAQGQVYKPVSESELLQPGLIMLQGDTDQSSLIMKQMQQVNQWFAPLKMQVEDLVLTPRMTWAIKFDNGMRIIVDNEHTSQKLMNLSQLLQNQLADKREDIAAADLRYKNGFVIDWKNESVDTAPAASVQAEASKPQAVDNTNKADTAVQEASAAESEIPL; translated from the coding sequence ATGGAAACTACGGCTGCTTCTGTGAATAAAACTGCGCTGAACCCAAGTAAATTTTTATCCGTTAAAACGTGGATTAGTATTGCTGTAGTTTTATTTGTTGCTATTTTTTTATTAGTATCAAATAGAATTTATAGCTCTCAACCCGCTAAAGTGGTTGTTAATACTAAGAACCTTGACGCCGCTCAGTATGAGACCTTAAATAAGGCTATGAGCAAAAAACAGGCGGGTAGTTTCTTTACTGCAGTTTTACCTGAGTTAAAAGACAGTGTCATGCAGCAGCGTTGGATTAGTCAAGTGGACATTGAGCGTAAATGGGGTGAAGGTATTGTTATTACTGCCTTACCGCGTGAGGCTGTCGCTCGATTTGGCAGTGAGCATTTAATAGATGCGCAAGGACAGGTTTACAAACCGGTTAGTGAGTCTGAACTTTTACAACCCGGTTTGATAATGTTACAAGGGGATACCGATCAATCCTCTTTAATTATGAAACAAATGCAGCAGGTGAATCAGTGGTTTGCACCATTAAAGATGCAAGTTGAGGATTTGGTACTGACGCCCCGTATGACTTGGGCGATTAAATTTGATAATGGGATGCGTATCATTGTAGACAATGAGCATACCTCACAAAAGCTTATGAATTTAAGTCAATTATTGCAGAATCAATTGGCTGACAAACGCGAAGATATTGCGGCAGCTGATTTACGCTATAAAAATGGTTTTGTTATTGACTGGAAAAACGAATCTGTAGATACTGCTCCCGCCGCTTCAGTACAAGCGGAGGCAAGTAAGCCTCAAGCGGTAGACAATACGAACAAAGCAGATACAGCAGTGCAGGAAGCCAGTGCAGCAGAAAGTGAAATACCACTTTAA
- a CDS encoding D-alanine--D-alanine ligase, translating to MPITMTDAVNSTFDTDFSDKASGLASDKDPSVFGKVAVVYGGSSNERDVSLDSGNAVLKALQSQGVEANHFDPKHQDVTELKNYDRVFNVLHGRGGEDGQLQGLLDWLQIPQTGSGVLASAIGMDKVRTKQLWLGCGLSTALFAVLTKDTDWQQVVSALGLPLIVKPVHEGSSIGMSKVNTLDELPKAFELASGCGDVVMAEKWITGREFTIVIIDDEAYPVIRLQPADVSNFYDYEAKYNRNDTMYHIPCGLSEEEETHLQALSLAAFKAVDAKGWGRIDAMQDENGNFWLLEINTVPGMTSHSLVPMAAKARGMDFEQLCWHILAQTL from the coding sequence ATGCCGATAACTATGACTGATGCTGTTAATTCAACTTTTGATACTGATTTTTCCGATAAAGCCAGCGGTCTTGCTTCTGATAAAGACCCGAGTGTTTTCGGTAAAGTAGCGGTGGTTTATGGCGGTAGTAGTAATGAGCGTGATGTTTCTTTGGACAGTGGTAATGCGGTATTAAAAGCATTGCAATCCCAAGGTGTGGAGGCGAATCATTTCGATCCTAAACACCAAGATGTTACTGAATTAAAAAACTATGATCGTGTGTTTAATGTGTTACACGGTCGTGGTGGTGAAGATGGTCAGCTACAAGGGTTACTAGATTGGTTGCAAATTCCGCAAACAGGTTCAGGGGTGTTAGCTTCTGCCATAGGTATGGATAAAGTACGCACTAAGCAGCTTTGGCTAGGTTGTGGTTTGTCGACTGCCCTTTTTGCAGTATTAACCAAAGACACAGATTGGCAACAAGTAGTTAGTGCGCTAGGTTTACCTTTAATTGTTAAGCCGGTTCATGAAGGCTCAAGTATTGGTATGAGTAAAGTAAATACCTTAGATGAGTTGCCTAAGGCCTTTGAGTTAGCCTCAGGCTGTGGCGATGTGGTTATGGCTGAGAAATGGATTACCGGCCGCGAATTTACCATTGTAATTATTGATGATGAGGCGTATCCGGTTATTAGATTGCAGCCTGCTGATGTATCTAACTTCTATGATTATGAAGCCAAGTATAATCGTAATGATACGATGTATCATATCCCTTGTGGCTTATCTGAAGAAGAGGAAACACACTTACAAGCGCTTAGTTTAGCGGCTTTTAAAGCAGTGGATGCGAAGGGATGGGGTCGTATTGACGCCATGCAAGACGAAAACGGCAATTTCTGGCTCCTAGAAATCAATACGGTGCCTGGAATGACCAGTCACAGCTTAGTGCCTATGGCTGCTAAAGCCCGCGGTATGGATTTTGAGCAGTTATGTTGGCATATTTTGGCTCAAACCTTATAG
- the murC gene encoding UDP-N-acetylmuramate--L-alanine ligase, whose amino-acid sequence MSQAALPKRLIEIPEMRRIKCIHFIGIGGAGMCGIAEVMKNQGYGVSGSDIKESAVTQRLQSLGIEVFIGHDSKNIANADVIVVSSAIDRNNPEIQAALKAQLPVVRRADMLGELMRYRHGIAVAGAHGKTTTTSLLTMMMTEAGLDPTYVIGGKLNASGKNASLGESRYLIAEADESDASFLTLHPMAAIVTNIDQDHMETYGNSFDKLKAAYIQFLQNMPFYGLAVVCGDDKELYSMIDDIGRPVLTYGFEPHNNVQATDVRVEGTKTHFTVLRKDHEPLQLTLNIPGQHNVLNALAAITMATDEGVDDEAIKRALAKFAGVGRRFEQQACVKKDEGDVLLIDDYGHHPVEVAATIKAARESYPERRLVMLFQPHRYTRTRDCYDDFVAVLSQVDELMLLDVYSAGETPIVGADTKSLARSIRLRGEVEPMVIDKDELAPAMQRILKAGDILITQGAGNVGQLCQELAANNLYI is encoded by the coding sequence ATGTCACAAGCAGCCTTGCCAAAAAGATTGATTGAAATTCCAGAAATGCGCCGTATCAAATGCATTCACTTTATCGGCATTGGTGGGGCAGGGATGTGTGGTATTGCTGAAGTTATGAAAAACCAAGGCTATGGTGTTAGTGGGTCAGATATTAAAGAAAGCGCAGTGACTCAGCGTCTTCAAAGCTTAGGTATCGAAGTATTTATTGGTCATGACTCTAAAAATATTGCCAATGCAGATGTGATAGTGGTGTCTTCTGCTATTGACCGTAATAACCCAGAGATCCAAGCAGCATTAAAAGCACAGCTGCCTGTAGTACGTCGTGCCGATATGTTGGGCGAATTGATGCGCTATCGTCATGGTATTGCTGTGGCGGGTGCACACGGAAAAACCACCACCACCAGCTTACTCACTATGATGATGACAGAAGCAGGCCTAGATCCTACTTATGTGATTGGCGGTAAACTAAATGCTTCTGGGAAAAATGCGTCACTGGGAGAGAGTCGTTATTTAATCGCAGAAGCTGATGAGTCTGATGCTTCATTTTTGACCTTGCACCCTATGGCTGCTATCGTTACCAATATCGACCAAGACCATATGGAAACATATGGCAATAGTTTCGATAAGTTAAAAGCGGCCTATATTCAGTTTTTACAAAACATGCCCTTTTACGGATTGGCAGTAGTTTGTGGTGATGATAAAGAACTGTACAGCATGATCGATGACATCGGTCGTCCTGTGTTAACTTATGGTTTCGAACCACATAATAATGTGCAAGCCACAGATGTTAGAGTAGAAGGCACCAAGACGCATTTTACAGTTTTGCGTAAAGACCATGAGCCGCTGCAACTCACACTGAATATTCCAGGCCAACATAACGTCCTCAATGCGTTAGCAGCGATTACTATGGCGACAGATGAAGGGGTGGATGACGAAGCCATTAAACGTGCTTTAGCCAAGTTTGCTGGTGTCGGTCGCCGTTTTGAACAACAAGCCTGTGTCAAAAAAGATGAAGGTGATGTGCTACTTATTGATGACTATGGTCACCATCCGGTAGAGGTGGCAGCCACAATTAAAGCCGCTCGTGAAAGTTATCCTGAGCGTCGTTTGGTTATGTTATTCCAGCCACATCGTTATACCCGTACTCGCGACTGCTACGATGATTTCGTTGCTGTGTTATCGCAAGTTGATGAGTTAATGCTGTTGGATGTTTATAGTGCAGGCGAGACCCCTATAGTTGGGGCAGATACCAAGTCATTGGCACGCAGTATTCGTCTTCGTGGTGAAGTAGAGCCTATGGTGATTGATAAAGACGAGTTGGCACCGGCAATGCAGCGTATATTGAAGGCCGGTGATATTTTAATCACTCAAGGCGCGGGTAACGTTGGCCAGTTATGTCAAGAATTGGCTGCCAATAATCTTTATATTTAA